In Capsicum annuum cultivar UCD-10X-F1 unplaced genomic scaffold, UCD10Xv1.1 ctg80921, whole genome shotgun sequence, one DNA window encodes the following:
- the LOC124895265 gene encoding F-box/kelch-repeat protein At3g06240-like, protein MVTGIHIPEEEILVDILTKLPVKSLLHFKCVSESWKTLISDPYFKRKHLNHAKNKLNFQKFLFDTRSLGKGYDFYCASLSPNGLVNDFRRLVRPSVSTPFYGFKVYCCCDALFLIGIHTENSYSLNEPSMLLLWNPSTSESMVLPRLGSPLQESTYGLGYDSISDDYKVLRIDQEGMAPDEILALKSGSWRKIDHPSIRSDGDGFTMFGRECLPCVHGAFHWLGFRSFMKESLDSFSISDETYGRIPLPKNVRIDPESSELCFMPVEVGMSVLREMLCLFNNNTIIFNLWIMKEYGVQESWTKLLTISSNGASLILPKYRFSNGKVLLWYEVDFIKHTIYRTSDGLTDQIWPFNCDDIDPATIIRDGFVYTESLT, encoded by the coding sequence ATGGTAACGGGAATTCACATTCCAGAGGAGGAAATACTTGTGGACATCCTCACCAAACTTCCTGTAAAGTCTCTTTTGCATTTCAAATGTGTCTCCGAATCTTGGAAGACATTAATCTCCGATCCATATTTTAAGAGGAAGCATCTCAATCATGCCAAGAACAAACTCAATTTTCAAAAATTCCTGTTTGACACCCGCTCTCTGGGCAAGGGTTATGATTTCTATTGTGCTTCTTTATCTCCGAATGGACTTGTTAATGATTTTCGGAGACTTGTTCGGCCAAGTGTTTCTACGCCATTTTATGGTTTTAAAGTCTATTGTTGTTGCGATGCCTTGTTTCTCATCGGGATTCATACAGAAAATTCTTATTCTTTGAATGAGCCTTCGATGCTCTTGCTATGGAACCCCTCTACATCAGAATCAATGGTACTTCCCCGTTTAGGATCTCCGCTACAGGAATCTACTTATGGATTGGGATATGACTCTATTAGCGATGATTATAAAGTTCTTAGGATTGACCAGGAGGGCATGGCACCAGATGAAATTCTCGCATTGAAAAGTGGTTCCTGGAGAAAGATTGATCATCCCTCAATTAGGAGTGACGGTGATGGCTTTACGATGTTTGGTAGGGAATGTTTGCCATGTGTACATGGAGCTTTTCATTGGCTTGGTTTTCGTAGTTTTATGAAGGAATCCTTGGATTCATTTAGTATTTCAGATGAGACATACGGGAGGATACCCTTACCAAAAAATGTGCGTATAGACCCGGAAAGTTCTGAACTGTGCTTCATGCCAGTTGAAGTGGGCATGTCTGTATTGCGAGAAATGCTTTGTCTTTTTAATAACAACAcaattattttcaatttatgGATAATGAAAGAATATGGTGTTCAGGAATCTTGGACAAAGTTGCTCACTATATCAAGTAATGGGGCTTCTTTAATCCTACCGAAATATAGATTTTCTAACGGTAAAGTGCTACTTTGGTATGAGGTTGATTTTATTAAACATACTATTTATAGAACATCTGATGGATTAACCGATCAAATATGGCCTTtcaattgtgatgatattgatccAGCTACCATTATACGTGATGGATTTGTTTATACGGAAAGTTTGACCTGA